The Hoplias malabaricus isolate fHopMal1 chromosome X2, fHopMal1.hap1, whole genome shotgun sequence genomic interval tACCCAAAGAACAACATTACTTAACAGAAtagtgatttttttcttttattcaatAGTACAGTAGTACAGTTTATTTAAGTATACATACGTCAGCTTCAGTTTTGTTATTACAAATTTGTGTCTTGACACTACATAATTACAAGTAATAACTTGAAATAACAATTACTACATTATTACATATAATTGCACAAGATAATTACTAGATAATTACACATGTAAGAAAACTCCAGTGAAAACCAAAACCAAAATCCATGGTGTAATGGAAATTTTTATCTGTCTCTGTTAAAGACCctgtctgcttgttttgtctgtatattcatttctaatcatcAACAGAACTCAGAAAAAGTGTATATCAGGTCAGTTCGAGGTTAGTGCTTTATAAGAACAAAACATTCTGTCCTTCATCTTGTATATCAACCtgggatgtctctaaggaaactaagcttgcagaaacttagagtgattatcttatgcctatgacgtataaactacctttataaactctctgtgaaaacatcttttttatccacattcacatagtgctctgtgctattgtgtgttgaccaccttaaggttaataaactactttctgtttgcaaatgctctgttagatttcaattcttaacacttgtatttattttctccacAACACATGGTTTAGCACAGTTCAGTCCAGGGCACACGTTATgtgaagtgtatgtgtgtaagcaATGCAAAAATATGGTTGATGAGCTCTTGGTTGAGCGGTAGCCTGCAGGGCTGTGGCAGGACCATATTTAATGCTATAGGCAAGTGTCAACCAGAATGAGTGGATCTTGACTATTCAATCGTTATGgtatatgttttctttttcaaaattcATCTATCTTTGCCAGGACTGTAGGATCCAGCTGCCACCTTACTGTCAATCAAACAGGAGCCCTTTGGCCAGTAGCACTCACAAACAAATGACCTTGAGTTCACACtcatactgtaaaaaaaaaaaaaaaaaaaaaaaaaaaaatgttaaactccagcagctgaaGTACCTGATTTCAGTCAATAAACAGATAGGTGTTCTCATGAAACTAATAAAagcaatcaaataaaaaaaaattaaattaaattatatggattaaataaaaataatgaagttGATATAATGTATTTGTATCTATACTTGTGCAATAgagtaaaacattaaaaaacgaTACACttatatttgtttaaagtgCACTAAATTAATATGTCAATAATTGGACTGTTATTacatggatgaatgaatgaataattatttatgaCATTTCCATGGAGAAAAGGATGATCATTTAAAATGCTGTGCTATACTATTCCAGTCTATTTATGAAGATATGTAGATATATTCTAAATGCTGCTTGTGCCATATTTTCAGTCATCCCAGTACATAATTTTTGTCCgatgaaaacaatgaaaaatatctctatttttgtggctttttaatttgttacaTCAGTTAAACACAAAAAGCTGTTCTTCATATTGTAtgagaatttcatgatggatgGGCCAGTAGAAATTCTCCAAAAGCTCTCTGTACacgtgtgtgttggggggggttgtgtgtttttatatatttataaggaCCATATGTCCTCACAAGGATGGGGATCACATTTTGTGgtattgtaaaaatattttggtgGTTCACACCATTTAtgattattacttttttaataGGTCCctattttctgtgtgtttattgctATTATTAGGGCTCAAATATGAGAgtttcattattaatattttaccacttttttaaaaaaaaacattcacccagtttgAGGTATTTTCTATGCttgcaaataaatacaattgGGCATAGACATCAAGCTATGCTTAAAGGCCTATGCTTGTGTAATGCAGCTTTATCAATGAAGACCTAAAGTAAAGTTTTGCCTACAGTACTCTTCCCAAAATGATCTACAATGGTTCTGTTAGCCTTGGTTCTCGTGTGCATGGGAGAGGAATTTCCTGTATTTATCTTTTAATCACACACTTGTATTGCTGTCTATATTTGCATTACAACACCATAAATTGAGATTTCTAGCAgttgagggaaagagagagagtcaaaaaagggaaaagagagagggagggaaagagatgAATAAGAGAGAAATTTGTGTATATTGAAAAATTATACACCAAAATTCACGAAGAAAATTCAGCTAAAAAGACACATAGAACTCATTTTGACTATTAATCTTTATAACGGATCTCCAACGTAAATGGTGTAGTAGATACTTTCTGATACCAAGAAAGTATGCATTTAAAGTAGTATTAAACCTGTAGCTGTGAAATCCTTTATTATATCACTTCATaagtaacatttaaaaattcgGCTAGACTATTGTTTAAGTAAGTATCAATTAgaaaatttaaaatctgttggCATTTTTCAGGTTATTGTCTTGAGTGCCTTTCATTATTCTCTCTTTTATTTCACAAAAGAAACAAGCCTTGGTTTGAAGTTATTCTCAGGTTTTAATCTTTATTAGGCAGTTTCTGCTAAACATATATGAGCATTTGAGCAGTTACACTCCCATAAACATTTATAGCTCAGCTAAATTCATTTGTATGAAGTGAGAGTATTAGGGTGTAGCTAAGGAGGTTTTTTAGGAAGACCACAGCACTGTGGCAGCCTTATTAATGACCAGTTtgccatcattgttgagggTCAGACGGAGGTCTTGCCCGGTGCTGTTATTGCAGCTGTTACTGGCCCATAAGGGATGCCCACTGTTGTCGTAAATGACCAGGTTTCCGTCCCCCTGCATCACCAGCCTGTTTCCAGGTTTTCCATCAGTGTTGGATGCCCAGATTGGTTTCCAGGTGTAAACCACAAAGTTTGAGTCATCCTAAACAAAAGAATCAAAAACCAAATATCCTTTAAATTGATATGAATGCATATGAGCTGAATGCTATTACATAAAGATCTAATAAAAGTGTGGACCAATTCTAAACTTCTATAGATCTCTACCAAATTTGTAAAATATGAAACTTTAACCATGACCCACTAATAGACTCCTGATAAAGGGTAGAGAAACATAACATAAACCATTGATCTGTAATCTTAAAAGGTAATTTCTTCAAAGTAATGGTTCTGTgaagaaccctgaacactcatATGAATGAATCCATTTAAACTGGGTTTACTCTCCCCATGAGGCAAAACCTTTGTTTATGGCACTTTAAAAAGGTTCTATGTGGAACCAAAAGAACACCTGCTATTAAACAATTCAGCCAAAAATCAGAGTTAATGTAGAAGGGTCAATGTTGAACAAAACTTCATATCTCTTATATCTCCATCATTTACACAGTGTCAAACCCTCAGAACAACCCCACCAACAGAAATGTAACtagattattttataattaacattaactaggctttctctttctcctgtgAAATTACTGTTCTGGAGATGCAAAGATTTATTATGAAAGGTCTCAGAATATGTCTGGTACCTGAAAGATGGCTTTGAAGTTTCCATTGTTGGAGATAAGGCATTCTCCTTTGTGCAGTTCCTGACTGGTAGACAAGGAATTCTTACTCATTTTCCTGCAGGATATATATGGGTTAACCAtgtcattaatataatttatttcctTCATAAAAACTGATTCAAATTTCCTAAAGAACAAACAGCCAATTTtccctcacatacacacacacacacacacagagtttaaaaATGCAGCACTCACAGCAGTCAGTAGATGCTCTGTGGGATGTCGTAGGTTCTGGATTAATAGCAGTGCTAAAGCCTCTACAGCAGTTGGTGGATAATTTATAGAGCTGGATAAGCATTGTGTAACTTAAGATGGGTGGACCTTAATATGCAAATACCTGCTCACTTGTCATAATAGTTTAAAAAGTTATCAAATACAGGTTTATTCTTGAGTAGATCAGATAAACAGACCACGTCCACAAGGAAGGAAATAGTGAAAGGAAAGAGGAcaatagaaaaaagaaaaaagaaaaaagtgaaaaatattaCAACTGTGTAAGAGCCCATCTAGAAGAAAGGATATAAACACAGTCAACATTTGTGTATCACACAAAGTAGAATTGGACCAATCTCAACAGGACAGCATGGGTTTTGGATTCACTTGTAGAAAATATAAACCCATTTTTAAGACTGAACTTTACATGTGTGTGATAATGTGGGGAGGAGTGTTCAAAAGGTTACGTGAGAGGGTTTGAGAGGTTGTAGAGATGTAAAGAGGCTTGAAAGGCAGGCGAATCTccaatttaaatgtatattgtgAGAGCACAACCAAAACACAACaaccaaatacaaaaaaaaaaaaaaagccaaatgatATATACAATATTTACACACTTGGTATAACAGTTTTTTACAAACTAATATTACCACAAATCAGCTTTACAAACAGCTaaaacgaacacacacacacacacacacacgcacgcatgcACACAATGGAGCGATAAAGTCATTATGGGGAAGTTAATGTTTTTGAATATGGAGCATATATCATATATTTACTCTCCACAGGAgtactttgttgttctacaattacagagtgttgGCAATCAGATGCTCCGCATATATTTCTTGCCCCCTTTCACTCTATTCTTCATCATATACAGATCTTTTACATTCaagtttttcttaatttttaggGTGTAAGAGATTGCAGACAGGAGACATATTAtcttttgtttcattatttCCCTACATTTACAGGGTAAGTAATCTGATCCTGCTGTCCCTGTATTATGAAAGAAGAAcaggataatgttttatcatGAATATCTGCATAAATTGTTTCTTTCATTTAGTTTCAAGTTTAATAAAGTTTGCCTTctctgaaagtgagtgattagtAAGGGTTGTTTCCACATTGCAGTGAAGCTGAAGatgaatcccaaatgtctccctacaccctccaTAGAGCACAGtgtatttcataaaataatagTTTCTGCACTCATGTATTGTGTTAGAAGTCAGCTATAAGATTCACATTTCCCAGTTGAATTAATGCCCTGGGTACAGTATTTTTAGTATTATTATCTGCGATGTACACTATGCTGGGAGTCTCAAACCATTCGCTGCTGTCAGTGGCCCATATAATATGGTCAGCATTGTCTTAAACCAGGTTTCAATCACCCTGCATTATCAGCCTAGTGCCTGATTTTCCATAGGTTTTGGATGCCCAGACTGTAAACCAGCtataaaccacaaaaaaaaagttgtttgtGAAATTGCTGTTCTGGAGAAACGAGGatttattcagaaatgtttaCAATCGTACCTTGAAGATGGCTCTAAAATGTTCATTGATGGACACCAGGTAGTCTCCTCTGTGCAGCTTCTGATTGGTGGACAAGAAATTCCTGCTCATTGTCATGTAGGAGTGTGAATCACCTCATTAGCATACACAGCAAattttccagtgttaaatcaacactattagtgttaacctaacactgagagtgttaaatgaATACACTAAAAGTAAAAGTaagttgatttaacactggtgaatttactgtgtctTGTCACTTAAAAACATGTATGTCAATTTTTAGTAgttttcactttttatttacatgtgttaaatgtgggcAATAATCTGTTCATAGCAGCTTTTATCAAAATGATCaataaaaagctgaaaaaaaaacagtttttttaacTAGTATCTCCATTGGCTGCTAGATCTGTCCATCAAAATGCTAGTTACGCATGTAACTGTGGTTACGTGAGTAGTATATGACCACCAGAGGTGCAGCTCCATATTGAATGATCCCTGCTGTGCCAAGTGCAGACTGAGAATTTGAATACCAATCATTCTTAGGTGACCTGACGCATGATGTGAATAGCATTTCAACACATGCAGAGTGTCTGAATTCACTCCAGGACCTGATCACCTTCCATACATGATGAATGACCAGGAACCCTGGCGGTCATCAACTACTCACATAACCACAGTTAAATGCGTAACTAGCATTATGTGTTTGTATCTCCTGCCTGCCAGGGGCGGAGCTACATAGTGGATGACAAATCCCACAGAGTCATGAGGAGTGGCTAGCTGCCTTACGTGTGGTTGACAGAACAGCAGGTGCCAATCTTAAACACTCTGCTACATTAACTTAATAGAACTTAGAAAAGGTGCAGGAAGAAGACCATGTAGCCGCTGCACAAATATCTGCTAAGAAAATCCCTTTCAAGGCAGCCCAGGATGCTGCTACATGTCTGACAGAGTGAGATGCTGTGCTGAGAGGTGCAGGAGCATTAACTCTCTGTTATGTCAGACGAATAATGTCCCCATGACCCAATGAGAAAATCTCTTTTTGGATAATAAAACCTCCAGATTAGACTCAGCAAAGCACACAATCAGCTGATCAGTGTGCCAAATGGTCTTTGTGATAGCCACATAATGAtggaaagctttttttttctttgtatagGCCAGTAAGTCAATTGACTGATTAAGAAACTCAGGAGACAATACTTTGGGCCAGAAAGTTGGATTAAGCTGTAAGGTGACAGACGAATTATCCATCCCCCACTGAAGACAATGTGGAATGACAGACAAGGCATGTAGCTCGCAAACACACTTAGCAGTAGTCACTGCGAGAAAGAACGCTGTTTTCAAGGATGCCCACTTCAGGGTGGCTTTACTCAAGGGCTTGAAAGGCAGGCCACAGAGAGGGTTTGAGGGGTTTGAGGTGGAAACGATCTCCTTGTTCTCTGCATAAAGGCCACAAGTAGTTTATGAGAAATCAAGGCGTCACCCCAAAATGGGGGCATGAAACTGGTCAAGGCTGACACACAAACCTTAATTGTGAAGAGGGACTTCCCTGCTTCCAAGAGTGACTGAATAAAGAAATCCATTGTTCCCTGCACCACAGCTCAAAATCCTTCTACCTCCTAATATATAACACTCTAGTGGACAGAGCTCAAGTATTCAGGATTGTGGACTGAACAGCTTGCGATCACCTGAGTAGCTCCGGCAGTGGCCCAGAGCAGAGGCCACAGCCACAGCTGCAAAGTCTCTGGTTCGGGGTGCTATATTTAGCCTCCCAAATGAGATAGAAGAACTTTTTTGGGGAAGTTCCCAAGGGCGCCTTTGAACCAGAGACCTCAATAATGAAAACCAGGATCAATATGCCCATCGAGGAGCTACTAACAGGACCCTGTAATGCTCCCTCGGAACTCTGTCTAAGAGGGCTAGTATTAGTGGAAATAGTGGGAACACATGTAACGGTCTTCGGCCAGCAGTGAGCGAAGGCATCCTGGTCTAGCGGGCTGCTCTTCTTCAGTTCTGCAAACCACAGGCGACAAAGAGTCATGTCTTCTGAGGCAAACAGGTCCACCTGTGCCTTTCTGAACATCCTCAAGATGGTCAAGACCACTTCTGAGTGAAGATGCCATTGTCCTGGGTCCACAGCTTTGTGAGAAAGAGCATCTATTGTAACATTGGACATTCCTGGCATATGTGACACCCTCAGAGATAGAAACTAGGGATGAGCTCATTCCCAAAGCTCTGAACGTACTAGGACATGGAGTCCCGATAGTACTAGGAAACTCCATTTATTTTGCTGCTGTTAACATCCCTTGAATGCATAGTAGGGAAAGAAATGTAATCCTGTGCCCTAATCGAAAACGCAGGACATCTAGAGCTCTCTCTGCAGGAAGCGATGCCCTCATCTTTCTGGAATCTAGAACTACACCTATAAAGCCAGTTGTCAGAGCAGGATACAGTCGACTTTTTTTGAACATTGATCTTCAGGCCGAGATCCTGATCATGGTACAACAGGGCATGCGTATCCCTGAGGGCTTGGTCCTTGGATGGGACACACACTTGCCAGTCATCCAGGTAAGGCAATATTTTTAACCTCTGGGCCTCAGGGGTGAGAAAACTGCCTGCATACAGCGTGTGAATGTTCTTGGGGCCAAGGAAAGGCCGAACGGAAGGACCCTGAACTGATAGATTGCACCCTGAAAAGCAAAGTGCAGGAACCTCTTGTGCTCTGTAGCAAAGGGCACCTGAAAGTAAGCATCTTTCAGATCCACTGTCGTATGGTTGGTCACTCAACATCATCATAGCCCTGATGTCTATGAACACTTCGGGGCTCTGTATGGGGGACACAGTACTTTTGAAAAGCAGAGAACGCAGAAAATGGCAAATGGGTCTCCTATGCTCAACTTGGGTTTCATCTTTGTCTGAGCAACAATACATGGCCTCCTTCACTGCCGGCTCAAAGACATAGCCAGACACCAGTGACAGGTCTTGAATAGTTGCTCTAAAGGCTTCTAGGAGTGTGGACTGGGCAAGCCATATCTGACGACGACAGTGAACCAGACTGCCTGTGGCTTGGCCCAAATGCCTAGTGACATAACCAAGCACCTGCAATGCAGCACCCGCcaactctgtaaatgttactcCTCTACATCTCTCGGACCATTACTTTATTCAACTCAATGCACGTCTCCCTCAGCAACCCACTGTGTCCGCTCCCTCTGTCCCCTTCCGGCGCAATCTCCGCAACCTATCTCCCACCCacttctctgcccttgtgacttctgctctcccaccccccagcaccttctcatctcttgaggtcaatgacgccacagagtcactctgcacaacactgagcttctgCTTAGATCGGCTGTGCCCTCTGACTACCAGACCCGCAAGACCCATGCAGCCCCACCCGTGGCTTACTGACTCCATTCGATTggaggaagattaggccatacctaactcaacatacaacacagctcctcgttcagacgttagtaatctcccgtctagactattgcaacgccctcctgccaggtcttccggcctgtgctgtgagaccgctacagatgatcccgaatgcggcagcacgcctggtcttcaaccaaccaaaaagagcacatgtcacgcccctattagttgagctacccttagctgctcgcatcaaatttaaatcactaattatg includes:
- the LOC136677270 gene encoding B-type lectin plumieribetin-like, which encodes MSKNSLSTSQELHKGECLISNNGNFKAIFQDDSNFVVYTWKPIWASNTDGKPGNRLVMQGDGNLVIYDNSGHPLWASNSCNNSTGQDLRLTLNNDGKLVINKAATVLWSS